GGGAGACTGAGAGTGTGTTTCTTAGGTTTGGGGATGAGGGTGAGGAACTTCCCGGAAGAATCTGAAGAAGACTGGTGAGGGTTCAGGCAGGTGAAATAAAAACCCAAGACTATGTTAAGGAAAGAGATGTCAAAAAAGGTATGAATCAAAAAATAGCATTGGACGGCTGTGACCTAGGCATTGGCCTAACCTGCCTGGGGTCACCAGAAAGGGGCTGAGGGAGGCTCCTTTAACCTGAGGCAAGGGTAGGTGGAGCTTAAGGGCCCACTGCCTCTGGGTCTCAGCTGAGATGCCCACCAGCACTGTCCTGGTCTTAGATGCTGCGATGCACCAACCAGATCCCTTAGTTGTCAGCCCACTCCAGGCGTTGCCTTATCTCAAGAGAGTTGCTGCACCCAAGGCCTTGTGCCCTTCCCTGGACCCCCAGTACCTAGCCCACCCACGGTGATAAGGCCCTCACCCTCAACCCAGGGCAGTTCTGAGGGCCTCTTGCAGCTTCTGAGCTTCTAGTCAGGTTGGTTCAGGACTTCTATTGAAACTGTATCCCTGCCtgacttctccctctgctcaaATCCTGCTTCTGTTCCTTCCCTTTCACAGGTGTTAATCTCCGAAATAAATATCCTACACGCTAATCTCCATCTCAGGGTCTGCTTTATAGGGCACAATCCAGCCACACCTGCCAACAGCCCCTTAGACTCACAAGCAAACTGCTAGAATATCTCAGTAATCAGCCAATAATTGggttaacaaaattttattattccACCATTTATTTACTCCCAGATTATCAccaaaaagcattttcaaaaattcattctGGGTTTAAACTACAGCCAAGCTATTATTGAGAATACGTTTTCTCTACGTCCCGAACATACAGAAATCCTGATTTCGATTTATACTTGGACACAGAAGGTCAACCGAGGTTCGCCaagacacacacactccccagaATCTCTGGAGGATTTGATCACTCGCTTTGGCagcaaaaaatatcaaaatgaaacTTCTGGTGGGATAAAAGACTAGGGGACCCTAAAAAGCAGAAATTAGAATCAGACCAAATGAAGACTTTACTAAAACCACCTTCAAACTTTACCGAACAGATACTGATATGACATTTGTGCAGACTTAGCCAAATGACATATGCGACCAGCAGAAATGCAGGCAACTGACATGCCGTCTGACCCTGAGGCAGTTCTGCCCCCTGACTTCTGAGCAATTACAGAAAATCGCAGggtccttcctttctctctcaccctcttgtcttctctgctctcctccttcACCAAAACAGAGGCTTGGGGAATCCAAAAGACCTGGATGCCATTCTATCCTCATCACCTACTAGTTATGTGAACCTGAAGAAGTTCTTAACCTGAGTCTCATTTCCCTTAGctgaaaaacaggagagaaagaaggaaaacttcTCTGGTGCTGTTGGTAAGAATAAAAACATTGACACCACTAACAGAGCCATGCAGAGCAAGCCACAGCACTACACTGAACATTCTTGTCCAGTGGTTCTCACCTTAACAGCATAGTGTAATGAAGCCTGGAGGGCACTCCCTGAGAGTCTGATGTAATTGGTTGGAGGTATTGAAGCATCAGAAAGGTTTCAAGCTTTCTAAGTGATTCTGAAATGCAGCCAACCTAcatacaatagccgagacatggaggcaaccaaagtgtccattaacagatgattggataagaAGATGcctataaatgtgtgtgtgtgtgtgtgtgtgtgtgtatacaatgggatattatgcagccattaaaaagaatgaaatgttgccttTTGCAGCAACTAGAAAATATACcacgtgaagtaagtcagacagagaaagacaaatgtatatcacttatatttggaatctaaaaaataatacaaatgaatctatatacaaaatagaaacagactcaaagacatagaaaacaaacttatggttaccaaagaggaaagtggggggagggataaattagtagtatgggattaacaaatacatattactatgtataaaatagataagcaagagggatttactgtataacataggGGGAAATagtcaatatcttctaataacttataatggaaaataatctgaaattatgtatatatatataagccagaaagagaaagaaaaataccgtatgagatcactcatatgtggaatctaaaacaaaacaaaacaaaaacaaaagcaaacaaagcataaatacaaaacagaaatagactcacagacatagaatataaacttgcggttgccaagggggcagggggtgggaagagatagactgggatttcaaaattgtagaatagataaacaagattatactgtatagcacagggaaatatatacaagatcttatggtagctcacagagaaaaaaatgtgacaatgaatatatatatgttcatgtataactgaaaaattgtgctctacactggaatttgacacaacattgtaaaatgattataaatcaataaaaaatgtttaaatatatatatatatatatatatatatatatatatatatatatatatatataactgaatcacttttccatagacctgaaactaacataatattgtaaatcagttatacttcaattaaaaaaataaagtgtagcCAAGGTTGAGAATGACTGCTCTATGCagattacttttttcatttaagccACATAATTACCTCGTGAGTTCAGTACAATTATTCCTCTTCCCTCCATTtctacagacaaggaaactgaggtttagaaagcTCAGAAGGTTGCTCAAGGGTGCAGAGCTGACATGGGGCAAAGCCGAGCTCTGAATTCACACAGTATGACTCCTGACACCTTTCCCAGCCCCACCATACTGCTCTGCCACCACCCCACTCCCTGCATGTGGAGAAGCATATAGCACGGCCGCTAGCACCCAGCAGATGCTCCAAAATCAGATGCTAAGTTTGCCCTCTATGTTTTAGCTTTCcttgtctctcttctctgctcatcACAATCCCCAGCCTAAAACACTGCTTGGAGTTCAGTGGGACTGAGGGATGGATAAGACTTAGAAGCATAGTCAGGATGGatccaggaaatatttttttcctattttcctctttgtaaaatcTGGCCATGAGCCTACACTTGctttctgtttaaaatctttttagaTAAACAGATACCCACAGTGAAAATATCACAAACCCCAGGAAAAGTTTTTCCACTATCCCTTCTCaagtttaaattgttttatttgccTATGTCAACTTCTAGTTCTTATCCaggaacatatatattttttacatttacaaagtcataatataattatatattcagATGTCAGTTCAAATTATACCATATATATTTTCCCAGAAGATTTGTCTCATAACCCAAATTAAGCAGCTCTGCAGACAATGAAGATAACTTTATTATGTAACTGAGCCGAAGATATTTTCATTAGCAGTTTCCctcttagaggggaaaaaagaaagagaaagaaggaaagaaagaaagagcaagctTAACCTTGTTACTCtgaaaatggatataaaaatgtataaccaTGTAAAAGTCACATGACATGACCTTTGCCTTCCTTTACTTGCTGTGTGTTCCTCAGGGCCCACGTATCTCACCCCTAAGCCCGGCACAAAGTAAGAGTTCAAAAAATACTTGAGATGTGTgaacaaatttacttttcttggCTGTACAGTGAAGCTGTAAAATAAGAGTTCTtaggaggagggacaggagacTGCAAAGTGAAGCCTGAGAACAGGGCAGGGCGAACAAGAGCAAATGGGCAGGAAAGCAGCCGGAAACCCCATGGTAAAGGCCAGTACGCTGGCCAGGAGGAAGCCTGTGGTTTCCTGAATTGTGTCCATTCAAAGCCATCAACCTTTAAAGCAAGACATACGTAGATCATGTTAAGGATTCACAGCTGTCCCTTCAGTCACACTTTGGAGTTGTTTCCAAAAGGTTATTTATATTCTTGGAAGAGGTATGGTGGTCGAGGCAGCTAGAGCAGAAAAACAAGACTGCAAAAAATAGGGGTAGAGATGCTTCAGAGAACATCCCTGTACGATGTCCTTAGAGGAAGAGTCTTAAGCCAGAATCCACTGGGCTTCCTCAGGGCAGCTTGCTGGGACTTTAGGAAACTGGAAACATACTGTAAGTAGTATAAATGATGCAAATGTGTGTCTGTCTGAAGAGGAGATGTCAGATTGCATCAGATTCTTGTGTCTTTTGGTTATAGGGCCTGTTCCCTCCTTCACCTCATCAACTTGAATGGAACTCTTCCAAATCCATCCTTGCTCATTAGGGATTGGAGGTAGGGAGGAGAGGTGGCaatgagagggagacagaaactAAGCCCATGGAAGATGTTCTATTAATTGAGTCAATAGGTGTATAAGGATTAGAGTGCTCAGCATATATAAATAATGGcctataaatgttattttaattagcCTATGCCAAACACTTTATGCTTTCTCAATTTCACAACAACCCCACGAGGTCCTAATAAGTCCCATAtcctatttttaaggaaataaacttCGGACAGATGAGTAAACTACCCcccgggtcacacagctagttcagaactatctgattccaaagcttgAACTCTTTTGTCTCCATGCCATAGCCTGAATTCCTGGCCAGGCTTTCAGTCTGAAAGCAGCCTCTCGGGCTACACTCAAAGGCTTTTACATTTAAGCTCAAGACTCTTACTTCCTCCCTGAGTCTGCCCACGGCAACAGGCACTGAACCTAAAAATGAGCTTCTTCAAGCCAAGGCATAATTTTATTGCTTATGTAACAGGAGCCCAGTCATCCTATTCAAATTTCACATCAAAGCCAGTTTCTCTCCTAGAGTATCAAGTGTTAATTAAAGAAACAGGTCACACTTATCACAGTTAATTCCCTACCTCTATGATACACCCAAGTCCAAGGCCAGAAGGGAAGAAATGTTTCCTAGTATCACAAATCAGAGCGAAAAAGCTCCAAACCAAGTCTACtattttctactttcaaaattcaTGCTAAAAACTGCAGTTAGACATTAGCTACTAAAACAGCCTTCCtactctcattcaaaaagatacatgcaccctaatatttatagcagtactatttacaatagtcaacacatggaagcaatttaaatgtccattgacaaatgactgaagaagttgtggtatatgtatacaatggaatactattcggccataaaaaagaataaaatatcatcatttgcagcaacacagatggacctggagattatcatactaagtgaagtaagccagaaagagaaagaaaaataccatttgatttcactcttatgtggaatcttaaaaagtgacaaaaatggacttatttacaaaacagaaatagactcttaggcatagaaaacaaacatggtttccagatactaactatggttgcagatactaactaatatatataagatagataaccaacaaggtcctaccctgtagcacagggaattatattcagtaccttgtaaggaaaaggaaaatacacacacacacacacacacacacacacacacacacacatatacatgtatatatagctgaatcactatgttgtacaccagaaattaacacaacattgaaaactgactatacttcaataataataataataaaatctttctaaaacatgGGAGAATGCTCACAATTGTGTCCTACTGAGCACTTCCTATGTCTCTACACTTTACATGTTATCCCTATGCCTCAAAAGAGCCAAGCAGGCTGGTTAGATGTTACTTTTTGTGAGGTTAAGTAACTCCCTCAGGGTCACACAGGCAGTGAGTAGCAGAACTGGGACttaaacccaggtctctctgttGACAGCATCAGTGCTCTTAGCCATCCATCTCCCACGTGTCTACACAACCACTGTGATTCATGGTACCCAATATCTCTTGGTTTTCCCTGGAACCACTTCCCTATAATCTTGAGAGGAGAAACCATGGAAGCAAGACAGATGGACTCTATAAATAGAAGATCCGGGTTCCAGGTCCAGCTTGGCCAAGTACTACCTGTCACCTTGGGGGACGACATAACCTTCTAAGATCTGTTACCTCACATTTGCAAAGAAGCTCACTGTTGCTGTTTTAAGATCTCAAAGAGAATGCGAGCTAAGGCTTAAGTGTTATGCAAATATCGGCCTTTCCCCCTCCTTAACCTACTAATTCAAAAACTAGTGGGAGCGCTTTCTGAGCCTCCCCTCCGCGCTCATCTTCCGAGTTCTCGGCCACCACCAAACTCCCAccacaccaccacctcctccctagTGGCCGCTACTTAATTACTCCTCTATTTCATTAGTTCTCTTGCCTCCCGGGAAGGACTGGCCTTGGGTGCTGGGGCTCTGgctacttttcttctttccttccgaCTCTGGGCCTGAGGGTCGGTCTCTCCTCAGGACCCGGCGCGTCGCGGCCGAACTCTTCGCTCGGCTGCCCGCGGCTCTGCAAAACCTGCGCGGCGTGCGCACCCGCCGTGGGTCCCGCCCTTGGGGGCGGGGTGTGACGGGCGAGTTTACATAGGAAGCGACTGCCTAGGGGAACACCCCGCCGCCCGCGGAGCTTCCTCCGCGGCGCAGCTTCTCTCGGCAAGCGGCGCGCTGGGCCGTGGGGGGCTCCTCCGCATCCCGACGCCGGGGCCCCGGCCGTTCCGCAGCCTCCCCGTGGGCCTGCTGCGCCGCCCGCCATGAGGCTACCGGTCTACCGGTGCCACAATACCACCTCGGTGGAGAAGGGCAACTCGGCGACGATGGGCGGGGTGCTCTTCAGCGCGGGCCTCTTGGGCAACCtgctggccctggggctgctggcgCGCTCTGGGCTGGGGTCGTGTccgccgcgcccgccgcgcccACCGCGCGCACCGCCTTCGGTCTTCTATGTGCTGGTGTGCGGCCTGACGGTCACCGACTTGCTGGGCAAGTCCCTCGTGAGCCCCTTCGTGCTGGCCGCCTACGCGCAGAACCGAAGCCTGCAGGCGCTCGTGCCTGCATCGGGCAGCTCGCTGTGCCAAGCCTTCGCCTTCATCATGTCCTTCTTCGGGCTCGCCTCGACGCTGCAGCTCCTGGCCATGGCCCTGGAGTGCTGGCTTTCCCTGGGGCACCCCTTCTTCTACCGACGGCACATCACCCCGCGCCGGGGCGCGCTAGTGGCACCCGTCGTGGGCGCCTTCTGCCTGGCTTTCTGCGCGCTGCCCTTCGCGGGCTTCGGGAAGTTCGTGCAGTACTGCCCTGGCACCTGGTGCTTCATCCAAATGGTCCACGAGGAGCGCTCGTTGTCGGTGCTGAGCTACTCGGTGCTCTACGCCAGCCTCTTGGCGCTGCTGGTTCTCGCCATCGTGCTGTGCAACCTGAGCGCCATGCGCAACCTCTACGCGATGCACCGCCGGCTTAGGAGGCTCCCGCGCTCGGGTCCCAGGGACCGCGCGGAGCCTGGCGCCCGAGAGAAGGAGGCGACCTCGCAGCCCCTGGAGGAGCTGGATCATCTCCTGCTGTTGGCCCTCATGACCGTGCTCTTCACCATGTGCTCCCTGCCTTTAGTTGTGAGTCGCTCCGCGCCAAGGCTGCGGGAGACCGGAGTGCGTGGGATTGAGGGTGTCGGGAGGGTAGGGTGGAGGGCTTGGGACGCGGCGCAAGAAGAGCCAGCAGAGTTTGTTGTTGCGCGCCCTGCATAGGGTACCCTCCACAGCCCCGAGGACTTAGAACCCAATTTGTTGAGCGAAAAGAGAGAATGCcgcaaaaagaaagagaaagccctAACCCGATGGTGTCCCCTTAGCCCCTCAAAACCTCTCCAGTTGACAGaaccccctcctctctgcttccttctgggaAAATCTCAGGATTATTTTTGCACCTCAGAACTTTGAGGAGCAGAACTTGGTTCCTCCTTGGCAATAGGAGTCCTCTACCACTTCCCGATGGCTAAACCATGTTTTACTTCGTTAGACCCGCCCGTGATTTTAGTGGCACCAGAAATGGGCAAATGGCATCTGGGAATTCTTCTCCCGAGTGTTGGCGTAGAAAGAGAATAAGGGAAGGTGTAATCCTCCCAGAGTGATTTTGCAGAGGTGAGTAACTGAAAgcataggttttgtttttttaaaactcgTGCGTAAACTTGGAGGAGTGGCGGACGCTGTTTTCGGGCTCTGCCGCCGCGGGAGGTGGCGGCAGTGGAGGCTGAGAGGCTGTTTGGACTAGCAGATGTGTACGTACGTTTCACTTGGTGATGTCGTTTTGAAAACCTGTCTTGACAGGCTTTGTTTCTATCTTGGCGAGCGAGGTGACATGAAAGCCATTATCTTGGCATTCAATTTGCTAATGGGGGTAGTGGTGCAGATTGAATTACCTCGTTGTTTTGAAGGCGTTTCCTACTGAGATCCTGGCGGAGACACCTAGGAGTGATTTAGGCTTGAGAAAACTTTTTCAGCGTTAATCCTCTCCCTCTCCCGACTCCATCGTGTACTTGTTCAACATGcacaacatttaaataaattcattgcCAAGTCAGGGTCTTTGGAGTCCAGAGACATCTTGAATAAGAAAGTCAAGTTTCTTGCGGCAGCGTAGCAGTTTTGGACATTACTTTCAAGGGTGGACGAAggtgaaataaaatgtgatttttctcttaaatgaaGGCCCTAGTGTGTGGCAAAGAGTTGTCTGTAGCATCATCATGCAGGGTTAGGATTAGAAcgcccccaaataaataaataaatacgtctgtatctatagatacagatacaggtATAGGAATTTGAAATCTAGCTGTGTTTTTCAGACTCGAGCACACTCAGACTCATCagcagagcttttaaaaacagagatggctgggccccttccccagagtttctaattcagacatttttgaagaatttagCAGCTTCTACCTCACCTGCTGATCTGGGGATCACATTTGGAGAACCACACTCTAAAGCAGGAGTTGGCAAACCACAGCCCACAGGACAAAGACATGCCCACTGTTCTTGGGCGGCCCTGAAGTTAAGAATGGTTTCTGTAAATGAATATTTGCCATCAATTTGATAATAGAGGATATGAACTCTGAACCCTCAACTAAATCAAATAATGATTTCAAGGAAAAGAGTCAGTCTTCCCCTTAGTAGGCATGTATTACCAAATAGTTGTACTCAattgttattattacattttgAATTTCATCAATAAACATTGTGGAAATGAGGGAGGAGAGTATAGTCAGTGGTAGAATGgctgcttagcatgcccaaggtcgtgggttcaatccccgataCTTCCACtgcaaataactaaataaaactaattacctccctcccaaaaataaataaacaattttttaaaaaaaatttacagggacaaaaactaaaataaaagaaaacttgctttaaaaaaattgtggaaatgtgttttctctcttg
This is a stretch of genomic DNA from Camelus ferus isolate YT-003-E chromosome 6, BCGSAC_Cfer_1.0, whole genome shotgun sequence. It encodes these proteins:
- the PTGDR gene encoding prostaglandin D2 receptor isoform X1, whose amino-acid sequence is MRLPVYRCHNTTSVEKGNSATMGGVLFSAGLLGNLLALGLLARSGLGSCPPRPPRPPRAPPSVFYVLVCGLTVTDLLGKSLVSPFVLAAYAQNRSLQALVPASGSSLCQAFAFIMSFFGLASTLQLLAMALECWLSLGHPFFYRRHITPRRGALVAPVVGAFCLAFCALPFAGFGKFVQYCPGTWCFIQMVHEERSLSVLSYSVLYASLLALLVLAIVLCNLSAMRNLYAMHRRLRRLPRSGPRDRAEPGAREKEATSQPLEELDHLLLLALMTVLFTMCSLPLVVSRSAPRLRETGYRAYYGAFKTVREKNATAEEAEDLLALRFLSVISIVDPWIFIIFRTSVFRMLFHKIFIRPLLYRNCHRDSCQGNVESSL
- the PTGDR gene encoding prostaglandin D2 receptor isoform X2, with the protein product MRLPVYRCHNTTSVEKGNSATMGGVLFSAGLLGNLLALGLLARSGLGSCPPRPPRPPRAPPSVFYVLVCGLTVTDLLGKSLVSPFVLAAYAQNRSLQALVPASGSSLCQAFAFIMSFFGLASTLQLLAMALECWLSLGHPFFYRRHITPRRGALVAPVVGAFCLAFCALPFAGFGKFVQYCPGTWCFIQMVHEERSLSVLSYSVLYASLLALLVLAIVLCNLSAMRNLYAMHRRLRRLPRSGPRDRAEPGAREKEATSQPLEELDHLLLLALMTVLFTMCSLPLVYRAYYGAFKTVREKNATAEEAEDLLALRFLSVISIVDPWIFIIFRTSVFRMLFHKIFIRPLLYRNCHRDSCQGNVESSL